Part of the Acidobacteriota bacterium genome, TCCGACGAGTACGACATGGACGCGGGGATGACCATCTCCATCCCCATCTCCCGGCTCAGTTCCACCGGGATGCTGACCCCGGCCGGCCCCCAGGCCCGAGACCCCCACGAGATGGTCCAGCTGGTCTTCAACGCCGCCAAGAACCTGGTGGGGTCCGTCTCCCTCGACGACGTCCTCGACAAGGCCATGAACCTGGTGTTCGAGTACCTCAAGCCGGACCGCGGCCTGCTGATGCTCTACGACGAGCAGGAAAACCAGCTCGTCCCCCGGGTGGTCAAGCACGGGCGGCACGGGTCGGGCGGCAACATGAACTTCTCCCGGACCATCGTGAACAAGGTGTTCAGCGACGGCGTCTCCATCCTGACGGCCAACGCCATGCGGGACCAGCGCTTCACCACCAACGAGAGCATCATGATCCAGCAGATCCGCTCGTGCATGAGCGTCCCCCTCTGGGACGAGCGGAAGACCATCGGGATCATCTACGTCGACTCGCTGATCCACGAGAACCTCTTCCAGCAGCGGGACCTGGACCTCATGTCCACCATCGCCGTCATCTCGGCCATCGCCATCGAGCAGTACCGGCTCAACGACACCCTCTCCCGGGAGAAGGCGATCCGGGGGCGCCTGGAGCGCTACCACTCCCCCTCCGTCATCAACCGGATCCGCGCCGGGGGCGAAGACCACTTGAAGACCGAGGAGCGGGAGATCTCGGTGCTCTTCGCGGACCTGGTGAAGTTCACCACCTTCTCGGAGCGCATGGACCCCTCCGAGGTCGCCCGGGTCCTCAACACCCACTTCTCCGCCATGACGGACGTCATCTTCCGCCACGAGGGGACCCTCGACAAGTACATCGGGGACGCCGTCATGGCCATCTTCGGCGCCCCCCTGGCCCAGGAGGACCACGCCCGGCGGGCCGTGATGGCCGCGGTGGAGATGTTCCAGGCCATCCAGGAGATCAACCGGTCGGGCATGCTGTCCGTCCCCCTCCAGATGCGCATCGGCATCAACAGCGGCAAGGTGGTGGCCGGCGACATCGGTTCCGAGCGCCGCATGGACTACACCGTCCTCGGCAGCACGGTCAACATCGCCTCGCGCATCGAGTCGTCCGTGGCCAAGGCCGGCGAGATCGTCATCGGCGAGCTGACCTGCCGGCTCATGGAAAACGTCTATCCCGTGGCCAGCCTGGGGCCGGTCTCGCTCCGGGGGCTCAGCACCCCCATGCACCTCTACCGCGTGGAGATCCCCCCCCGGGAAAACCTCCAGGACTCCATCCCGGGGTAACGCGCCCATTTCCCCCGACGACCGAAACGGCACGGCCGGTCGAGCCCGCCCCGACCCGCGGCAACCGTCCGCATTGATGCGGCCGCAAAAAGTCGCGAAAGGGGGATTTCCCGCGAATAACACGAATATACGCGAATTTATAACACGAATCATATCTATTGATTGTTGATTTCTGATTCGCGTTCATTCGCGTGATTCGCGGGTAACATGCGACTTTTTGCGGGGGTGTCAGTATTGCTCATCTTCTGCGAATTCTGCGGTTCCGGATAGCAACCGCAGGATCAGCAGCAGCGACGAAGGGCCTGGCTAGGCATCGCCCGTCTTGCCGTCGCGGGGTTTCACGGCGAAGACGATGAGGGAGAGCCCCGGGGGTCCCGGGACCTTGTCGATCAACCGCCAGAGGGGGATGAGGATGTCGTAGACCTTGAGCTGGAAGCGCCCGAACCCCGTCCGGCGGAAGATCTTCCCGTTCACGAACCAGGCCGGGACACCGATCTTGTTGAACCTTTTCACGTTGACGACCTCGAAACCCGCCCGGGCGCAGACGCCCAGCAGGGTCTTGCGCGTGTAGCGGCGCCGGTGCTCGAGGACCCGGTCGAGGGAGCCGTAGAGCCAGCGCCCCCAGGGGACCAGGAGGATCAGCTTCCCGCCGGGGGGAAGGACCTCGTGGAAGTGCCGGAGCGCCCGGAGGTCGTCGTCGACGTGTTCCAGCACGTTCAGGCAGATCACGGTGTCCACCTGGCCCCGGAGGGGCTCGAAGTCCTCCGGGGCGGCGATGTCGAGCTTCCGCACCGTGACGTTCCGGCGGGTACCGAAGCGGTTTTCCAGGATCTCCAGGTAGGCGGGGTCGATGTCGGTGGCCACCAGGGAACGGCGCCCCGTGAAGAAGGTCGTCAGGTTGCCGATCCCCGACCCGGTCTCGAGGACCCGTTCCCCCACGTGGGCGTGGATCTGCCGGTACATCCAGGCGTTGAGCCGCCGGGTCTGCTCGAGTTGCTTGAGGATGGCCTCCCCGTGACTCCCCTTGTAGGCGTCGT contains:
- a CDS encoding FHA domain-containing protein — translated: MTERPFLEYNVADQKRSFLLTKPACVIGRAPDCDLVLPFPMISRQHARVFLDGANYFIQDMKSANGTFVGTESAQERHPLKDGDKIQLGEFALLFRSPAVRQVVLSDEYDMDAGMTISIPISRLSSTGMLTPAGPQARDPHEMVQLVFNAAKNLVGSVSLDDVLDKAMNLVFEYLKPDRGLLMLYDEQENQLVPRVVKHGRHGSGGNMNFSRTIVNKVFSDGVSILTANAMRDQRFTTNESIMIQQIRSCMSVPLWDERKTIGIIYVDSLIHENLFQQRDLDLMSTIAVISAIAIEQYRLNDTLSREKAIRGRLERYHSPSVINRIRAGGEDHLKTEEREISVLFADLVKFTTFSERMDPSEVARVLNTHFSAMTDVIFRHEGTLDKYIGDAVMAIFGAPLAQEDHARRAVMAAVEMFQAIQEINRSGMLSVPLQMRIGINSGKVVAGDIGSERRMDYTVLGSTVNIASRIESSVAKAGEIVIGELTCRLMENVYPVASLGPVSLRGLSTPMHLYRVEIPPRENLQDSIPG
- a CDS encoding glycosyltransferase; amino-acid sequence: MKYRKLSILMPVFNEISTLETVVDQVFAARLPEGMDRELILVDDGSTDGTQRLLPGIEAAFAPRCKVLRLPRNRGKGAALSAAIEAAQGDIGIVQDADLEYNPAEYRRILKPILRGDADVVYGSRFLAARYRRVLYFRHSLGNRFLTFFCNLFTDLNLTDVETGYKAAKMSILKSIPIRCRRFGVEVELTSKFAKRGCAIYEVPISYRGRTYYEGKKVRAWDGVKALFTTLAFWCVDDAYKGSHGEAILKQLEQTRRLNAWMYRQIHAHVGERVLETGSGIGNLTTFFTGRRSLVATDIDPAYLEILENRFGTRRNVTVRKLDIAAPEDFEPLRGQVDTVICLNVLEHVDDDLRALRHFHEVLPPGGKLILLVPWGRWLYGSLDRVLEHRRRYTRKTLLGVCARAGFEVVNVKRFNKIGVPAWFVNGKIFRRTGFGRFQLKVYDILIPLWRLIDKVPGPPGLSLIVFAVKPRDGKTGDA